In Pseudovibrio brasiliensis, the following are encoded in one genomic region:
- a CDS encoding FdhF/YdeP family oxidoreductase yields MSDNIIAKKSTAPAGGWGAVWSCGQALLQNTSLTSGIKTVLKTNQPDGFIGPGVAWVDPEKTTSIEFCENGVKTVAAEMTEKQITESFFQEYTVSELQTFSDFDLEDQGRLTCPLRYNRITDRYNEITWAEAFKEIGAELRAIKDPKEVVFYTSGHASNEAAFLYQLFGRIYGTSNFPSSSNLCHEASGIALEEAIGCGLATVRLEDFAKADAIFVFGHNPGATDPRMLPVLRDATKRGAQVVSFNPLRERGLERYADPKNQLEMVRFGSRPVASHFFTPKLGGDMAAVRGMVKAILAWDNERILTHSIIDRVFIEENCGGFESYEKALELTPWKEIEDQSGLTRDEIEKAALLYVQADRPIITWGTGISQHKHSVATIREIMNLLFIRGNVGKPGAGACPMPGHANTQGIRRMGITSDPSEEFLLALQDAFEFEPEMHAGVDAVEAIKMMNEGKLRVFMSLGGNFTRSAPDTGLTEEAIRKCRLTINIATKLNRSHLMTGSLSYILPSLGRTEYDEQRSGDQIVTVEDSLSKIHSSAGVNPPASDLLMSEPAIIAGLARATIGNKVVNWTHLIENYDRIREKIEEVLPEFAGFNSQVRTPGGFYLANPIADRRWATKSGKAEFSGYSLPLATAAQLTSKAPKLTFTLQSMRSNDQFNTTIYSLNDRYRGISGGRKVVFMNPIDMRRAGVSRGEKVDIGTVSEDGRNRRALDFQVVPYDIPEGCIASYFPEVNVLVPVYSTGDQSNTPTSKAIPVTLSKSRRRG; encoded by the coding sequence GTGTCCGACAATATTATTGCAAAGAAATCAACAGCTCCCGCTGGTGGCTGGGGTGCCGTGTGGAGCTGTGGTCAGGCTCTGCTGCAAAACACGTCGCTCACTTCGGGAATCAAAACAGTCTTAAAAACCAACCAGCCTGACGGGTTTATTGGCCCCGGAGTGGCTTGGGTGGACCCGGAAAAAACAACTTCCATCGAATTTTGTGAGAACGGTGTGAAGACCGTGGCCGCGGAAATGACCGAGAAGCAGATCACTGAGTCGTTCTTTCAGGAATACACCGTCTCTGAGTTACAGACGTTTTCTGACTTCGACCTTGAGGATCAGGGCCGACTGACCTGTCCTTTGCGCTACAACAGAATTACGGACCGTTATAACGAAATCACCTGGGCTGAGGCTTTCAAGGAGATTGGTGCTGAGCTGCGGGCGATTAAAGATCCTAAGGAGGTTGTGTTTTACACCTCTGGGCACGCCAGCAATGAAGCTGCTTTCCTCTACCAGCTGTTTGGGCGCATATACGGGACCAGCAACTTCCCATCCAGCTCTAACCTGTGCCACGAGGCCAGCGGTATTGCACTGGAGGAAGCGATTGGATGCGGGTTGGCGACGGTTCGGCTGGAAGACTTTGCCAAGGCGGATGCGATCTTTGTGTTTGGCCATAACCCGGGCGCGACAGATCCACGTATGCTGCCTGTTCTTCGTGATGCGACCAAACGGGGCGCACAGGTTGTTTCCTTCAATCCGCTGCGAGAGCGCGGGCTGGAGCGGTATGCGGACCCGAAGAACCAGCTGGAGATGGTGCGTTTTGGCTCTCGTCCCGTCGCCAGCCACTTCTTCACGCCCAAACTGGGCGGCGACATGGCTGCTGTGCGCGGTATGGTGAAGGCCATTCTGGCATGGGACAACGAGCGCATTCTCACCCACAGCATCATCGATCGTGTGTTCATTGAAGAGAACTGCGGTGGGTTTGAGAGCTATGAGAAAGCACTGGAGCTGACTCCGTGGAAAGAGATTGAGGATCAGTCTGGTCTAACCCGCGATGAAATCGAGAAGGCTGCTCTGCTCTATGTGCAGGCGGATCGTCCGATTATTACGTGGGGCACAGGCATCAGTCAGCACAAGCACTCTGTGGCGACCATTCGTGAGATCATGAACCTGTTGTTCATTCGCGGCAATGTTGGCAAGCCGGGCGCGGGCGCCTGTCCGATGCCGGGACATGCGAACACCCAAGGCATCCGGCGGATGGGTATCACCTCTGACCCATCCGAGGAGTTTTTGCTGGCGCTGCAGGATGCGTTTGAGTTTGAGCCGGAAATGCACGCGGGTGTGGATGCGGTTGAAGCCATCAAGATGATGAATGAAGGTAAGCTGCGGGTGTTCATGAGCCTTGGCGGCAACTTCACCCGCTCTGCCCCGGATACAGGCCTGACGGAAGAAGCCATTCGCAAGTGTCGCCTGACCATTAACATTGCGACCAAGCTGAACCGGAGCCACCTGATGACTGGCTCCCTTTCCTACATTCTGCCGAGCCTTGGGCGCACGGAATATGATGAGCAGCGGTCTGGCGATCAGATCGTGACCGTGGAAGACTCGCTCTCCAAGATCCATAGCTCCGCAGGGGTCAACCCACCGGCCTCTGATCTCCTAATGTCCGAGCCTGCCATCATTGCCGGGCTTGCCAGAGCGACCATTGGCAACAAGGTGGTGAACTGGACGCATCTCATTGAGAACTACGACCGCATTCGCGAGAAGATCGAAGAGGTGCTGCCGGAGTTTGCCGGGTTCAACAGTCAGGTACGGACACCGGGCGGGTTTTATCTGGCCAACCCGATTGCTGACCGCCGGTGGGCAACGAAGTCCGGTAAGGCCGAGTTTTCCGGTTACTCCCTACCGCTGGCAACCGCTGCTCAGCTAACCTCCAAGGCGCCGAAGCTCACTTTCACGCTGCAAAGCATGCGTTCCAACGATCAGTTCAACACCACCATTTACTCGCTGAATGATCGCTATCGGGGCATTTCAGGTGGGCGTAAAGTGGTGTTCATGAATCCGATCGACATGCGCCGTGCTGGTGTTTCCAGAGGCGAAAAAGTTGATATTGGCACTGTTAGCGAGGATGGCCGCAACCGGCGCGCGCTAGATTTTCAGGTGGTGCCCTACGACATCCCTGAGGGCTGCATTGCCTCCTATTTCCCGGAGGTGAACGTGCTCGTTCCGGTGTACTCCACGGGCGATCAATCCAACACTCCCACAAGCAAGGCTATTCCGGTTACGCTGTCGAAATCCCGCCGGCGGGGGTGA
- a CDS encoding nucleotidyltransferase domain-containing protein: METPVITASQLKPIGQLSRADEHGVLPRIGKAPEEPLFSELSQFAEKLELELGERFHCLAVRGSASRGTFVKGASDIDLVVFAHGPALQTLSPEHWITQATDIDLEWFEPEDFLQSSRYRWLKFSLSYSGYCFGPQNLLTELPAPTLGSHSIAHLHRVDRWAKAWPTHLAEAKTDGERKRVCSWLMKRIIRSLFEAEMLKRNVYSRDIYPCAEITSEAFPFLAPMIWRAAELAVAPTSEPSLIREVADCLLPELLNLQSRLR; this comes from the coding sequence ATGGAAACACCCGTAATAACGGCATCACAACTCAAGCCAATTGGGCAGCTTTCCCGGGCTGACGAGCATGGAGTTTTGCCTCGTATTGGGAAAGCTCCAGAAGAGCCGTTGTTTTCTGAGCTTTCTCAGTTCGCGGAAAAGCTCGAGTTAGAGCTTGGGGAACGCTTTCATTGTCTGGCAGTTCGAGGATCAGCATCCCGAGGTACGTTCGTTAAAGGGGCTTCTGATATCGATCTGGTTGTCTTCGCTCATGGCCCTGCTTTGCAGACCTTGTCTCCAGAGCACTGGATTACTCAGGCAACCGACATAGACCTTGAATGGTTTGAGCCTGAGGACTTTCTGCAATCTTCCAGATACCGGTGGCTCAAATTCTCGCTCAGTTACTCTGGATATTGCTTTGGACCTCAAAACCTTCTTACGGAGTTACCAGCTCCAACACTCGGCTCTCACTCAATTGCTCATTTGCATCGCGTGGATCGGTGGGCAAAGGCTTGGCCGACACACCTTGCTGAGGCGAAGACAGATGGCGAGCGAAAACGGGTCTGCAGTTGGCTGATGAAACGCATTATCCGCTCGCTCTTTGAAGCAGAAATGCTGAAAAGGAACGTCTACTCCCGAGACATCTACCCGTGTGCTGAGATCACCTCTGAGGCGTTTCCTTTTCTTGCACCTATGATTTGGCGTGCAGCTGAACTTGCTGTGGCGCCAACCTCAGAACCTTCTCTCATCAGGGAAGTCGCAGATTGCCTGCTTCCTGAACTCTTAAATCTTCAATCACGCCTTAGGTGA
- a CDS encoding nucleoside deaminase — MKTPTLNSTFMDMALDEARAAEARGEVPIGCVVVKDGKVLSAAGNRTLELNDPTAHAEVLAIREAGKQLNSQRLEGCDLYVTLEPCPMCAAAISFARIRRLYYGAGDAKGGGVDHGVHFYSSPTCHHTPDVYSGLAETDSAAMLKTFFQGKRD; from the coding sequence ATGAAGACGCCCACATTGAACTCAACCTTTATGGATATGGCACTGGACGAAGCCCGCGCGGCAGAAGCGCGAGGGGAGGTGCCCATCGGCTGTGTTGTGGTCAAAGATGGCAAGGTGCTTTCCGCTGCAGGCAACCGCACGCTGGAGCTGAATGATCCAACCGCCCATGCCGAGGTGCTGGCCATTCGCGAAGCTGGAAAGCAGCTGAACTCCCAGCGTCTGGAGGGCTGCGATCTTTACGTTACGCTGGAACCATGTCCAATGTGCGCAGCTGCAATCTCCTTCGCCCGCATCCGCAGGCTCTATTATGGGGCAGGGGATGCAAAAGGCGGTGGCGTAGACCACGGCGTCCACTTCTACTCCTCCCCAACCTGCCACCACACCCCCGACGTCTACTCCGGCCTAGCCGAAACCGACTCCGCCGCCATGCTGAAGACGTTCTTTCAGGGAAAGAGGGATTGA
- a CDS encoding DMT family transporter, whose protein sequence is MLQNHSAGKTSAATMIGSISIVLWGTLAVLTKLTGDQFPPFQLLAMTFTVATLTLSGKLLSGKADLRSAFKLPLSGWLLGVGGLFGFHALYFVALQNAPAVEAGLIAYIWPLLIVLFSALLPGETITRWHVSGALVALAGYWVLLGWKDAAGNLQWEYFIGYLAAAGCALIWSSYSVLSRLIKNTSSDAVIGYCALTAAFGWLSHFLWETTAVPADTLQIIAVLGLGLGPVGVAFYTWDFGVKHGNVQLLGVLAYGAPLISTLLLILFGEGTLEANVIIAALAIAGGSLIAAKRVA, encoded by the coding sequence ATGTTACAGAACCACTCAGCGGGCAAGACCAGCGCTGCGACGATGATCGGGAGCATCTCCATTGTTTTGTGGGGCACCCTTGCGGTTTTGACGAAGCTGACGGGTGACCAATTCCCGCCATTTCAGCTGCTGGCTATGACGTTTACCGTTGCGACGCTCACACTCTCCGGCAAGCTGCTCAGCGGGAAAGCTGATTTACGATCTGCCTTCAAGCTGCCTTTGTCCGGCTGGCTACTTGGCGTTGGCGGCCTGTTCGGGTTCCATGCGCTTTACTTCGTGGCCCTACAAAATGCGCCAGCGGTTGAGGCTGGGTTGATCGCTTACATCTGGCCGCTGCTCATTGTGCTGTTTTCTGCGCTGTTGCCGGGGGAGACCATCACGCGGTGGCATGTTTCCGGTGCGCTTGTGGCGCTGGCTGGGTATTGGGTGTTGCTTGGATGGAAGGATGCCGCTGGCAACTTACAGTGGGAGTATTTCATTGGCTATCTGGCCGCTGCGGGCTGTGCGCTTATCTGGTCCAGCTATTCCGTACTGAGCCGGCTGATCAAGAACACCTCTTCGGATGCGGTGATCGGCTATTGTGCGTTGACCGCTGCGTTTGGCTGGCTCTCGCATTTTCTCTGGGAGACCACGGCTGTTCCAGCAGACACGCTGCAGATCATTGCTGTTCTCGGCCTCGGCCTGGGGCCGGTAGGCGTTGCTTTTTATACTTGGGACTTTGGTGTGAAACACGGCAACGTTCAGCTGCTCGGCGTACTTGCCTACGGCGCTCCTCTGATCTCGACGCTGCTGCTGATCTTGTTCGGCGAAGGCACTCTGGAAGCCAACGTGATTATCGCCGCATTGGCGATTGCGGGTGGTTCCTTGATTGCAGCGAAGAGAGTGGCTTAA
- a CDS encoding DUF7003 family protein, with protein MFRNFQKRQTSLLRAKAILGVFDQSAEAFIFPMLDNGYVYLAASRLSLFRSDEHWAAVFELFGFSPRAGHPDLSIVTIGSKLHDRDKPSDYMSEEAYNNYLKNNPHWEVRKFSPISNEAWKDERNPEFVAEQGEIILRGLSLEIPQVSAYAAKHVILEEEQPAAFELCRYLAFDHREALLATKAERSVSVPPEMKQIMLLDEWHHPDLVNGQAPSQTKTFQMLASVLEWNAPELYSVEEPLNNHWKYWPEGGSL; from the coding sequence ATGTTCAGAAACTTTCAGAAACGTCAAACGAGTCTGCTTAGAGCTAAGGCAATCCTTGGTGTGTTTGACCAATCTGCTGAAGCTTTCATTTTCCCTATGCTGGATAATGGCTATGTCTATCTTGCAGCATCAAGGTTGTCTCTATTCAGGTCTGATGAACACTGGGCTGCTGTCTTTGAACTTTTCGGCTTTTCACCGCGTGCAGGTCACCCAGATCTGTCGATAGTTACTATCGGAAGTAAGTTGCATGATAGAGATAAACCATCAGACTACATGTCCGAAGAAGCATACAATAACTATCTGAAAAATAATCCACACTGGGAGGTGAGGAAGTTTTCGCCTATCTCAAACGAGGCTTGGAAAGATGAACGCAATCCGGAGTTCGTCGCAGAACAAGGCGAGATCATCCTGCGCGGTCTATCTTTGGAAATTCCTCAAGTAAGTGCCTATGCTGCCAAGCACGTTATATTAGAGGAAGAACAACCTGCAGCATTTGAGCTCTGCCGCTACCTTGCGTTCGATCATCGCGAAGCACTTCTAGCAACGAAAGCCGAACGTAGCGTTAGTGTTCCTCCAGAAATGAAGCAAATCATGCTCTTGGACGAGTGGCATCATCCCGACTTGGTCAATGGGCAAGCTCCAAGCCAGACTAAAACTTTTCAGATGCTTGCAAGCGTTCTCGAATGGAATGCACCAGAGTTGTATTCCGTAGAGGAGCCTTTGAACAATCATTGGAAATACTGGCCTGAAGGAGGGAGCCTTTAA
- a CDS encoding DUF302 domain-containing protein: MAQDIIKVNTNKAVQETMDALEATAQKAGATIFARVDHAAGAEKVGMSIPANQLLIFGNPALGTPAMEIDPRAGLFLPLKVQVYEDSEGQVWLAYEDPKETMKDLDNVDKSPVIEKMRGVLAKLTSKAAK, from the coding sequence ATGGCTCAAGATATTATCAAGGTCAACACCAATAAGGCAGTGCAAGAGACTATGGATGCACTGGAGGCTACTGCTCAAAAGGCAGGGGCAACAATATTTGCTCGTGTTGATCATGCAGCAGGAGCCGAAAAAGTTGGCATGTCCATTCCAGCGAACCAGTTGCTGATTTTCGGTAATCCAGCTCTTGGCACTCCTGCGATGGAGATCGACCCACGGGCGGGTCTATTCCTGCCACTCAAAGTGCAGGTCTATGAGGATTCCGAAGGCCAAGTCTGGTTGGCTTATGAGGATCCGAAAGAAACAATGAAGGATCTGGATAATGTCGATAAGTCCCCAGTGATCGAGAAAATGCGCGGTGTTTTGGCGAAGCTGACCTCCAAAGCTGCCAAATAA
- a CDS encoding MarC family protein, whose product MTETALITYVAALFSMMNPIGNTGVFAGMTADRDAATARRIAWTCAGAIALTLLTVTWTGGILLKFFGITVHELRAAGGVIVLLIALSMLRSDNSHRQTPQEAASAAEQNHIAVVPLAIPIVAGPGAIATAIVAAERHSGIWAKIDLSIAAVGLALFTGFLFSVSKPIANKLGESGMGVVTRLMGMVLAAIAMGMLADGVKGMIPALAS is encoded by the coding sequence ATGACTGAAACTGCTCTGATCACCTATGTCGCAGCGCTGTTCTCCATGATGAACCCCATCGGAAACACCGGCGTCTTCGCAGGCATGACAGCGGATCGAGACGCTGCCACCGCCCGCCGCATCGCATGGACCTGCGCCGGTGCCATCGCACTGACACTCCTTACTGTCACCTGGACGGGCGGCATCCTCCTCAAGTTCTTCGGCATCACCGTGCACGAGCTGCGCGCTGCGGGTGGCGTAATCGTTCTGCTGATCGCGCTTTCCATGCTGCGTAGCGATAACAGCCACCGCCAGACACCGCAGGAAGCCGCCTCCGCAGCAGAGCAGAACCACATCGCCGTTGTGCCACTGGCCATCCCAATTGTTGCCGGGCCGGGTGCCATTGCAACAGCCATTGTCGCCGCGGAGCGTCATTCCGGTATCTGGGCCAAGATTGATCTCTCCATCGCGGCTGTCGGCCTCGCGCTCTTCACAGGCTTCCTGTTCTCTGTCTCCAAGCCAATTGCCAACAAGCTGGGCGAGTCCGGCATGGGCGTTGTCACCCGCCTCATGGGCATGGTGCTTGCGGCAATCGCCATGGGCATGCTCGCCGATGGCGTCAAAGGCATGATCCCCGCATTGGCGAGCTAA
- a CDS encoding helix-turn-helix domain-containing protein, translating to MSFQAVIREYNQLELGHRHAFAQAVIPLQGEMDIEIGGQFKELKVGSVGLIAPETLHDSETTSGSRFLIIDVSDKAAITQFFRNANDSHLELSPLALKYLNFVASLTDIFATDATGASTILNTALELATGQGTDLASQNMTSARLMSVKDQLPAPVKISELAKEEGFSVSSLQKNFKASFGKSPKQVQLEMRLNKALGLLRSSNQTMASIAFEVGYENASSFTNIFKKHFGLTPSQYRAQYRASLTHHN from the coding sequence ATGTCGTTTCAAGCTGTAATCCGCGAATACAACCAGCTGGAACTCGGGCACCGCCACGCGTTCGCGCAGGCTGTTATTCCGTTGCAGGGCGAGATGGATATCGAGATTGGTGGCCAGTTCAAAGAGTTGAAAGTCGGCTCCGTCGGCCTCATCGCGCCGGAAACCCTGCACGACAGCGAAACCACCTCCGGCAGCCGCTTTCTCATCATCGACGTCAGCGACAAAGCCGCCATCACCCAGTTCTTCCGCAATGCCAATGACAGCCACCTGGAATTGTCACCGCTTGCGCTCAAGTATCTCAACTTCGTCGCCTCTCTGACGGACATCTTCGCCACAGACGCAACCGGCGCATCCACCATCCTCAACACCGCTCTGGAACTGGCAACCGGGCAGGGCACTGACCTGGCCAGTCAAAACATGACCAGCGCCCGCCTGATGAGCGTGAAGGATCAGCTGCCCGCGCCCGTCAAAATCTCCGAGCTCGCGAAGGAAGAGGGCTTCTCAGTCAGCAGCCTGCAGAAGAACTTCAAGGCCTCCTTCGGCAAGTCCCCGAAGCAGGTACAGCTGGAGATGCGCCTCAACAAAGCGCTGGGCCTGCTGCGCTCCTCCAACCAGACCATGGCTTCCATTGCCTTTGAGGTGGGCTACGAGAACGCGTCGTCCTTCACCAACATCTTCAAAAAGCACTTCGGCCTGACGCCATCTCAGTACAGAGCCCAGTACCGCGCCTCCCTGACGCACCACAACTGA
- a CDS encoding class I SAM-dependent DNA methyltransferase — protein sequence MSNNTLKFYQENASTYATHKSRPNSMLFPFLERCKAGGRILELGTGAGVDAQAILEAGFKLDATDGSSELAALATLHLGQEVKVMMFDELAATDTYDGVYACASLTHASKEDLPTIFEKIYRALVSGGSVWASFKVGSHDGTDSFGRYYNYISKEELDAFWKQAGPWSSITYESWEGSGFDEVPTSWVAITASK from the coding sequence ATGAGCAATAATACACTCAAGTTTTATCAGGAAAACGCCAGCACATACGCCACACACAAGAGCCGCCCAAACTCCATGTTGTTTCCGTTTCTGGAACGTTGCAAAGCGGGCGGGCGGATTTTGGAGTTGGGAACAGGTGCAGGCGTCGATGCCCAAGCCATCCTTGAGGCAGGTTTCAAACTTGATGCCACCGACGGGTCCTCCGAGTTGGCTGCTCTGGCAACCCTTCACCTTGGTCAGGAGGTCAAGGTGATGATGTTTGATGAGCTGGCTGCAACCGATACCTATGATGGCGTGTATGCCTGTGCCTCGCTGACCCATGCCTCTAAGGAGGACCTCCCGACTATTTTTGAAAAGATTTATCGAGCCTTGGTTTCCGGCGGCTCCGTCTGGGCTAGCTTTAAAGTGGGCTCTCATGACGGAACCGACAGTTTTGGCCGCTATTACAATTACATTTCAAAAGAAGAGTTGGATGCCTTCTGGAAACAGGCTGGGCCTTGGTCTTCCATCACCTATGAGAGTTGGGAAGGCAGCGGGTTCGACGAGGTCCCAACCAGTTGGGTTGCAATTACGGCAAGCAAATGA
- a CDS encoding PLP-dependent cysteine synthase family protein: MLEFSSHKNHRNPSGRAWALQAIKNIEADYQRSADTHLIKLNIPKLTKAGIDLYLKDESTHPSGSLKHRLARSLILYGICNGWIREGMPIVESSSGSTAISEAYFARLIGNPFIAIAPKATATGKIREIEALGGEVHLVEPYQIYSEAARLAKELGGHYVDQFTYAERATDWRGNNNIAQSLFSQMELERFPAPKWIVMSAGTGGTSATIGRYIRLHTEGYSKTQLCVVDPENSVFHEYYRNRDPQIVRNKPSLIEGIGRPRVEPSFMPDVIDRMIDIPDAASIATIRWLEGVILRKCGGSTGTNLYGALALAKEMMENDQEGSIVTLICDSGERYLDTLYNDEWVASKNLDLLPYMHKLIDFAEIDGI, translated from the coding sequence ATGCTGGAGTTCAGCAGCCACAAAAATCATCGCAACCCCTCAGGTCGGGCATGGGCGCTGCAGGCCATCAAGAACATTGAGGCAGATTATCAGCGCTCCGCTGATACCCACCTGATCAAGCTGAACATTCCCAAACTCACCAAAGCGGGTATTGATCTCTACCTCAAGGATGAAAGCACCCACCCCAGTGGCAGCCTCAAACATCGGCTGGCCCGCTCGCTCATCCTCTATGGCATCTGTAATGGCTGGATCAGGGAAGGCATGCCCATCGTGGAATCTTCCTCCGGCTCCACGGCAATCTCGGAGGCCTATTTCGCCCGCCTCATCGGCAATCCCTTCATTGCCATTGCACCAAAAGCAACCGCCACCGGCAAAATCCGTGAGATAGAGGCGCTGGGCGGTGAGGTGCACCTCGTTGAGCCCTATCAGATCTACAGCGAGGCCGCACGATTGGCGAAGGAACTGGGCGGACACTACGTGGATCAGTTCACCTATGCGGAGCGGGCAACCGATTGGCGCGGCAACAACAATATTGCCCAAAGCCTGTTCTCACAGATGGAGCTGGAGCGCTTCCCCGCACCCAAATGGATTGTCATGAGCGCCGGAACCGGCGGCACATCGGCAACCATTGGCCGCTACATCCGCCTCCACACAGAGGGCTATTCCAAGACACAGCTCTGTGTGGTTGATCCCGAAAACTCGGTGTTTCATGAGTACTACCGCAACCGTGATCCCCAAATCGTCCGCAACAAACCCTCACTCATAGAAGGGATTGGCAGACCAAGGGTAGAACCTTCCTTCATGCCAGATGTCATCGACAGAATGATTGACATCCCCGATGCAGCCAGTATCGCCACCATCAGATGGCTGGAAGGCGTCATCCTACGCAAATGCGGCGGCTCAACCGGCACAAATCTCTATGGTGCTCTGGCGCTGGCCAAGGAGATGATGGAAAACGATCAGGAAGGCTCCATCGTCACCCTCATCTGCGACAGCGGCGAGCGCTATCTGGATACGCTCTACAACGACGAATGGGTTGCCAGCAAAAATCTCGACTTGCTCCCCTATATGCACAAACTCATCGACTTCGCCGAAATTGACGGTATCTGA
- the fdhD gene encoding formate dehydrogenase accessory sulfurtransferase FdhD: MDPEWQTPINDGRKLPPEVPVAVTLNGEGFAVFMATPRDLEDFAVGFAISESIVSGIKDVQSIALHEHGEEGISVNLEIDDEQFFTAVKRKRLLTGTSGCGLCGLDSIRAALRALTPLSPQPAPKTESISAMFEAMQSKQTLNDIYGGGLHAAAVCCGENILAVREDIGRHNAMDKALGAGARSGEPVDLVITTSRCSSDLVQKAVSARVGTLAVMATPSDLAVKLARENCLNLFSCNRGYSFTRYS; the protein is encoded by the coding sequence GTGGACCCTGAGTGGCAAACACCAATCAATGACGGCAGAAAGCTACCTCCTGAAGTTCCGGTCGCGGTTACGCTGAACGGAGAGGGCTTTGCTGTGTTCATGGCCACGCCCAGAGACCTCGAAGACTTCGCCGTAGGATTTGCGATCAGTGAGTCCATCGTCTCCGGCATCAAGGATGTGCAATCCATTGCCTTGCATGAACATGGCGAGGAAGGCATCAGCGTCAATCTGGAGATTGACGACGAGCAGTTCTTCACCGCTGTGAAACGCAAACGCCTGCTGACCGGGACGTCCGGCTGTGGGCTGTGCGGTCTTGATAGCATTCGCGCGGCGTTGCGTGCGCTTACTCCCCTTTCTCCGCAGCCAGCTCCCAAAACGGAGAGCATCAGTGCCATGTTTGAGGCGATGCAGTCCAAGCAGACGCTCAACGACATTTATGGTGGTGGCCTGCATGCTGCTGCTGTGTGCTGCGGTGAGAACATTCTTGCTGTGCGTGAAGACATTGGTCGCCACAACGCCATGGACAAAGCCCTTGGGGCCGGAGCCCGCAGTGGTGAGCCGGTCGATCTTGTCATCACCACAAGCCGTTGCAGCTCTGATCTTGTGCAGAAGGCTGTCAGCGCCCGTGTGGGCACGCTGGCTGTTATGGCTACGCCCAGCGATCTGGCTGTCAAGCTGGCACGAGAGAATTGTTTAAATCTGTTTAGTTGCAACCGTGGATACAGCTTCACACGCTACAGCTAG
- a CDS encoding VOC family protein yields the protein MLFNSLQGKGAVARRFALGFVASFAFASAVSAEPFQEVTVGVPVPSLAEAEAWYAKLLGPDTEVLRPVPGIVEFKVAPGVWFQVFEVDDTQPSGAIVRFMVEDMAATQKARTALEIDTGEAVEIPEVVTYSEFADPFGNALGFYQLP from the coding sequence ATGTTGTTTAATTCATTGCAGGGTAAAGGCGCCGTCGCGCGTCGGTTTGCTCTGGGTTTTGTTGCCTCATTTGCGTTTGCAAGCGCTGTTTCGGCAGAGCCGTTTCAGGAGGTGACTGTTGGGGTGCCGGTGCCATCACTGGCGGAAGCAGAAGCGTGGTATGCGAAACTTCTAGGTCCTGACACTGAGGTGCTCAGACCTGTTCCCGGTATCGTGGAGTTCAAGGTAGCGCCGGGGGTTTGGTTCCAAGTCTTTGAGGTCGATGACACGCAGCCAAGTGGCGCTATTGTCCGTTTTATGGTTGAGGATATGGCGGCGACCCAAAAAGCACGCACTGCGCTGGAAATCGACACAGGAGAAGCCGTGGAGATACCTGAGGTCGTGACATACTCCGAGTTTGCCGATCCATTCGGAAACGCTTTGGGATTCTATCAATTGCCTTAA